From one Lycium ferocissimum isolate CSIRO_LF1 chromosome 5, AGI_CSIRO_Lferr_CH_V1, whole genome shotgun sequence genomic stretch:
- the LOC132058341 gene encoding protein TPX2-like isoform X4, whose amino-acid sequence MDEEFIVECMEIDWEYEFDAARFYDFCRAESTSEAEDAQRWFQTSGNYPPSPLIIKLNLGKEITAGNSNGCSRLQDGKTAKSKGNNSYVPVGSEVSPSKLKTKGTISKGQTTYEISKTKPEPRSSNARGSTLMKPTASHLAKQKSQKTSDKTDVTSSQNSLAFENIATKRQKLEIGYLLKIAHLKHQRLLSHKISKKDTSSIYNSAHPKSKVTVPREPELETLQRAQRRIFRYNKDSKSSEITKAKTQMLKAQPLNRNILKAATLPPLRNSRAPWPEFHQLSNFPNANCAAQNTLVDFKRPNTQNAVKQGKSVTSLKSRSHKCNKIFPSREDHVIGDDVGQESTNSMESKSIFDQKLSVHPPIELLNKLSLRSEKETSEVAKTKKNPSAKESKENAPNCLQIKFRKCVGKPNQCAAERGTRIGHHSNTNRYHIA is encoded by the exons ATGGACGAGGAATTCATTGTAGAATGTATGGAAATAGACTGGGAATATGAGTTTGACGCTGCTCGGTTTTATGATTTCTGCCGAGCGGAGTCAACTTCCGAGGCTGAAGATGCCCAGCGCTGGTTTCAAACCTCTGGCAATTATCCGCCTTCTC CTCTCATTATAAAGTTAAACCTGGGGAAAGAGATTACAGCAGGAAACTCAAATGGTTGCTCAAGGTTACAAGATGGGAAAACGGCAAAATCAAAAGGCAACAACTCATACGTTCCTGTTGGTTCTGAAGTTTCGCCCTCCAAATTGAAAACTAAAG GAACAATATCTAAAGGTCAAACTACTTATGAAATTTCTAAGACAAAGCCAGAGCCAAGATCTTCAAATGCAAGAGGTTCAACTTTAATGAAGCCCACGGCTAGTCATTTGGCTAAACAGAA GTCGCAGAAAACATCTGACAAGACTGATGTGACAAGCTCACAGAATTCTTTGGCATTCGAAAATATTGCTACCAAAAGGCAAAAGCTAGAGATTGGTTATCTACTTAAG ATTGCTCACTTGAAGCATCAACGTCTACTATCTCACAAGATATCCAAAAAG GATACCTCATCCATCTATAACTCGGCACATCCCAAATCTAAAGTTACTGTTCCAAGAGAACCTGAACTAGAAACTCTGCAGAGGGCACAAAGGCGAAT TTTCAGGTACAACAAGGACTCAAAGTCAAGTGAAATCACAAAAGCCAAAACCCAAATGCTTAAAGCACAGCCCTTGAACAGAAAT ATCCTCAAGGCTGCTACATTACCTCCTCTCAGAAATAGTAGAGCACCATGGCCTGAGTTTCAT CAGTTATCAAACTTTCCAAATGCCAATTGCGCCGCACAAAACACTTTAGTGGACTTCAAAAG ACCAAACACTCAAAATGCTGTGAAGCAGGGAAAATCTGTAACATCGCTCAAATCAAGATCTCATAAATGTAACAAG ATATTTCCAAGTAGGGAAGATCATGTCATAGGTGACGACGTTGGACAAGAAAGTACAAACTCAATG GAATCCAAATCCATATTTGATCAGAAACTTTCAGTGCATCCGCCAATTGAACTGCTCAATAAG TTATCCCTCAGATCTGAAAAGGAAACAAGTGAAGTGGCTAAGACAAAAAAGAACCCCTCAGCAAAG GAGTCAAAGGAGAATGCTCCAAATTGTTTGCAGATTAAATTTCGG AAATGTGTTGGAAAGCCAAATCAGTGTGCGGCAGAGAGGGGCACCAGGATTGGGCACCACTCCAACACGAACAGGTATCATATTGCTTGA
- the LOC132058341 gene encoding protein TPX2-like isoform X3: MDEEFIVECMEIDWEYEFDAARFYDFCRAESTSEAEDAQRWFQTSGNYPPSPLIIKLNLGKEITAGNSNGCSRLQDGKTAKSKGNNSYVPVGSEVSPSKLKTKGTISKGQTTYEISKTKPEPRSSNARGSTLMKPTASHLAKQKSQKTSDKTDVTSSQNSLAFENIATKRQKLEIGYLLKIAHLKHQRLLSHKISKKDTSSIYNSAHPKSKVTVPREPELETLQRAQRRMYNKDSKSSEITKAKTQMLKAQPLNRNILKAATLPPLRNSRAPWPEFHQLSNFPNANCAAQNTLVDFKRPNTQNAVKQGKSVTSLKSRSHKCNKIFPSREDHVIGDDVGQESTNSMVTHDFIESKSIFDQKLSVHPPIELLNKLSLRSEKETSEVAKTKKNPSAKESKENAPNCLQIKFRKCVGKPNQCAAERGTRIGHHSNTNRYHIA; the protein is encoded by the exons ATGGACGAGGAATTCATTGTAGAATGTATGGAAATAGACTGGGAATATGAGTTTGACGCTGCTCGGTTTTATGATTTCTGCCGAGCGGAGTCAACTTCCGAGGCTGAAGATGCCCAGCGCTGGTTTCAAACCTCTGGCAATTATCCGCCTTCTC CTCTCATTATAAAGTTAAACCTGGGGAAAGAGATTACAGCAGGAAACTCAAATGGTTGCTCAAGGTTACAAGATGGGAAAACGGCAAAATCAAAAGGCAACAACTCATACGTTCCTGTTGGTTCTGAAGTTTCGCCCTCCAAATTGAAAACTAAAG GAACAATATCTAAAGGTCAAACTACTTATGAAATTTCTAAGACAAAGCCAGAGCCAAGATCTTCAAATGCAAGAGGTTCAACTTTAATGAAGCCCACGGCTAGTCATTTGGCTAAACAGAA GTCGCAGAAAACATCTGACAAGACTGATGTGACAAGCTCACAGAATTCTTTGGCATTCGAAAATATTGCTACCAAAAGGCAAAAGCTAGAGATTGGTTATCTACTTAAG ATTGCTCACTTGAAGCATCAACGTCTACTATCTCACAAGATATCCAAAAAG GATACCTCATCCATCTATAACTCGGCACATCCCAAATCTAAAGTTACTGTTCCAAGAGAACCTGAACTAGAAACTCTGCAGAGGGCACAAAGGCGAAT GTACAACAAGGACTCAAAGTCAAGTGAAATCACAAAAGCCAAAACCCAAATGCTTAAAGCACAGCCCTTGAACAGAAAT ATCCTCAAGGCTGCTACATTACCTCCTCTCAGAAATAGTAGAGCACCATGGCCTGAGTTTCAT CAGTTATCAAACTTTCCAAATGCCAATTGCGCCGCACAAAACACTTTAGTGGACTTCAAAAG ACCAAACACTCAAAATGCTGTGAAGCAGGGAAAATCTGTAACATCGCTCAAATCAAGATCTCATAAATGTAACAAG ATATTTCCAAGTAGGGAAGATCATGTCATAGGTGACGACGTTGGACAAGAAAGTACAAACTCAATGGTAACACATGATTTCATT GAATCCAAATCCATATTTGATCAGAAACTTTCAGTGCATCCGCCAATTGAACTGCTCAATAAG TTATCCCTCAGATCTGAAAAGGAAACAAGTGAAGTGGCTAAGACAAAAAAGAACCCCTCAGCAAAG GAGTCAAAGGAGAATGCTCCAAATTGTTTGCAGATTAAATTTCGG AAATGTGTTGGAAAGCCAAATCAGTGTGCGGCAGAGAGGGGCACCAGGATTGGGCACCACTCCAACACGAACAGGTATCATATTGCTTGA
- the LOC132058341 gene encoding protein TPX2-like isoform X1: MDEEFIVECMEIDWEYEFDAARFYDFCRAESTSEAEDAQRWFQTSGNYPPSPLIIKLNLGKEITAGNSNGCSRLQDGKTAKSKGNNSYVPVGSEVSPSKLKTKGTISKGQTTYEISKTKPEPRSSNARGSTLMKPTASHLAKQKSQKTSDKTDVTSSQNSLAFENIATKRQKLEIGYLLKIAHLKHQRLLSHKISKKDTSSIYNSAHPKSKVTVPREPELETLQRAQRRIFRYNKDSKSSEITKAKTQMLKAQPLNRNILKAATLPPLRNSRAPWPEFHQLSNFPNANCAAQNTLVDFKRPNTQNAVKQGKSVTSLKSRSHKCNKIFPSREDHVIGDDVGQESTNSMVTHDFIESKSIFDQKLSVHPPIELLNKLSLRSEKETSEVAKTKKNPSAKESKENAPNCLQIKFRKCVGKPNQCAAERGTRIGHHSNTNRYHIA; encoded by the exons ATGGACGAGGAATTCATTGTAGAATGTATGGAAATAGACTGGGAATATGAGTTTGACGCTGCTCGGTTTTATGATTTCTGCCGAGCGGAGTCAACTTCCGAGGCTGAAGATGCCCAGCGCTGGTTTCAAACCTCTGGCAATTATCCGCCTTCTC CTCTCATTATAAAGTTAAACCTGGGGAAAGAGATTACAGCAGGAAACTCAAATGGTTGCTCAAGGTTACAAGATGGGAAAACGGCAAAATCAAAAGGCAACAACTCATACGTTCCTGTTGGTTCTGAAGTTTCGCCCTCCAAATTGAAAACTAAAG GAACAATATCTAAAGGTCAAACTACTTATGAAATTTCTAAGACAAAGCCAGAGCCAAGATCTTCAAATGCAAGAGGTTCAACTTTAATGAAGCCCACGGCTAGTCATTTGGCTAAACAGAA GTCGCAGAAAACATCTGACAAGACTGATGTGACAAGCTCACAGAATTCTTTGGCATTCGAAAATATTGCTACCAAAAGGCAAAAGCTAGAGATTGGTTATCTACTTAAG ATTGCTCACTTGAAGCATCAACGTCTACTATCTCACAAGATATCCAAAAAG GATACCTCATCCATCTATAACTCGGCACATCCCAAATCTAAAGTTACTGTTCCAAGAGAACCTGAACTAGAAACTCTGCAGAGGGCACAAAGGCGAAT TTTCAGGTACAACAAGGACTCAAAGTCAAGTGAAATCACAAAAGCCAAAACCCAAATGCTTAAAGCACAGCCCTTGAACAGAAAT ATCCTCAAGGCTGCTACATTACCTCCTCTCAGAAATAGTAGAGCACCATGGCCTGAGTTTCAT CAGTTATCAAACTTTCCAAATGCCAATTGCGCCGCACAAAACACTTTAGTGGACTTCAAAAG ACCAAACACTCAAAATGCTGTGAAGCAGGGAAAATCTGTAACATCGCTCAAATCAAGATCTCATAAATGTAACAAG ATATTTCCAAGTAGGGAAGATCATGTCATAGGTGACGACGTTGGACAAGAAAGTACAAACTCAATGGTAACACATGATTTCATT GAATCCAAATCCATATTTGATCAGAAACTTTCAGTGCATCCGCCAATTGAACTGCTCAATAAG TTATCCCTCAGATCTGAAAAGGAAACAAGTGAAGTGGCTAAGACAAAAAAGAACCCCTCAGCAAAG GAGTCAAAGGAGAATGCTCCAAATTGTTTGCAGATTAAATTTCGG AAATGTGTTGGAAAGCCAAATCAGTGTGCGGCAGAGAGGGGCACCAGGATTGGGCACCACTCCAACACGAACAGGTATCATATTGCTTGA
- the LOC132058341 gene encoding uncharacterized protein LOC132058341 isoform X2, translating to MDEEFIVECMEIDWEYEFDAARFYDFCRAESTSEAEDAQRWFQTSGNYPPSPLIIKLNLGKEITAGNSNGCSRLQDGKTAKSKGNNSYVPVGSEVSPSKLKTKGTISKGQTTYEISKTKPEPRSSNARGSTLMKPTASHLAKQKSQKTSDKTDVTSSQNSLAFENIATKRQKLEIGYLLKIAHLKHQRLLSHKISKKDTSSIYNSAHPKSKVTVPREPELETLQRAQRRIFRYNKDSKSSEITKAKTQMLKAQPLNRNILKAATLPPLRNSRAPWPEFHLSNFPNANCAAQNTLVDFKRPNTQNAVKQGKSVTSLKSRSHKCNKIFPSREDHVIGDDVGQESTNSMVTHDFIESKSIFDQKLSVHPPIELLNKLSLRSEKETSEVAKTKKNPSAKESKENAPNCLQIKFRKCVGKPNQCAAERGTRIGHHSNTNRYHIA from the exons ATGGACGAGGAATTCATTGTAGAATGTATGGAAATAGACTGGGAATATGAGTTTGACGCTGCTCGGTTTTATGATTTCTGCCGAGCGGAGTCAACTTCCGAGGCTGAAGATGCCCAGCGCTGGTTTCAAACCTCTGGCAATTATCCGCCTTCTC CTCTCATTATAAAGTTAAACCTGGGGAAAGAGATTACAGCAGGAAACTCAAATGGTTGCTCAAGGTTACAAGATGGGAAAACGGCAAAATCAAAAGGCAACAACTCATACGTTCCTGTTGGTTCTGAAGTTTCGCCCTCCAAATTGAAAACTAAAG GAACAATATCTAAAGGTCAAACTACTTATGAAATTTCTAAGACAAAGCCAGAGCCAAGATCTTCAAATGCAAGAGGTTCAACTTTAATGAAGCCCACGGCTAGTCATTTGGCTAAACAGAA GTCGCAGAAAACATCTGACAAGACTGATGTGACAAGCTCACAGAATTCTTTGGCATTCGAAAATATTGCTACCAAAAGGCAAAAGCTAGAGATTGGTTATCTACTTAAG ATTGCTCACTTGAAGCATCAACGTCTACTATCTCACAAGATATCCAAAAAG GATACCTCATCCATCTATAACTCGGCACATCCCAAATCTAAAGTTACTGTTCCAAGAGAACCTGAACTAGAAACTCTGCAGAGGGCACAAAGGCGAAT TTTCAGGTACAACAAGGACTCAAAGTCAAGTGAAATCACAAAAGCCAAAACCCAAATGCTTAAAGCACAGCCCTTGAACAGAAAT ATCCTCAAGGCTGCTACATTACCTCCTCTCAGAAATAGTAGAGCACCATGGCCTGAGTTTCAT TTATCAAACTTTCCAAATGCCAATTGCGCCGCACAAAACACTTTAGTGGACTTCAAAAG ACCAAACACTCAAAATGCTGTGAAGCAGGGAAAATCTGTAACATCGCTCAAATCAAGATCTCATAAATGTAACAAG ATATTTCCAAGTAGGGAAGATCATGTCATAGGTGACGACGTTGGACAAGAAAGTACAAACTCAATGGTAACACATGATTTCATT GAATCCAAATCCATATTTGATCAGAAACTTTCAGTGCATCCGCCAATTGAACTGCTCAATAAG TTATCCCTCAGATCTGAAAAGGAAACAAGTGAAGTGGCTAAGACAAAAAAGAACCCCTCAGCAAAG GAGTCAAAGGAGAATGCTCCAAATTGTTTGCAGATTAAATTTCGG AAATGTGTTGGAAAGCCAAATCAGTGTGCGGCAGAGAGGGGCACCAGGATTGGGCACCACTCCAACACGAACAGGTATCATATTGCTTGA